One region of Triticum aestivum cultivar Chinese Spring chromosome 6B, IWGSC CS RefSeq v2.1, whole genome shotgun sequence genomic DNA includes:
- the LOC123135741 gene encoding uncharacterized protein: MTRPRRRRRPRSSAATPAAVEDDDLLSEILLRLPPLPSSLTRASAVCKRWRCLASDPAFSRRFRIHHRRNPPLLGCFQTGTDGISFEPTLEAPNRVPPGRLSLQFNSFVRLLGCRHGLVLILDQTQQLLVWDPFTGHQHRLRIPRKFDPSKSLINGAVLRSAAGDVHFQVVLVVADCDNKLLACVYSTETGVWGTLISTPIPSGNSLHTRVCWEPAVLVGDSLYWILASTTLLNLLQFDLKRKSLAVIQLPADKSYDVLGRFISPEGRFTVTRAEGGGLGLLSVSGFTAQLWKMKTSFDGVASWGMEKTVQLEKLLSMDSEDYLIIQGYAEDNNLAFLWTGRSLFTLKLEPLQCEKLFDTNNWRRHYPFEIVYAAV, encoded by the exons ATgacccgcccccgccgccgccgccgcccccgctcgtcGGCGGCAACGCCCGCGGCCGTGGAGGACGACGACCTactctccgagatcctcctccgcctcccgccgctcCCTTCCTCCCTCACCCGCGCCTCCGCCGTCTGCAAGCGATGGCGCTGCCTCGCCTCGGATCCAGCCTTCTCCCGCCGCTTCCGCATCCACCACCGCCGCAACCCTCCACTCCTCGGCTGCTTCCAGACAGGTACCGACGGCATATCCTTCGAGCCTACTCTGGAGGCCCCCAATCGTGTTCCGCCCGGGCGCCTCTCCTTGCAGTTTAACTCCTTCGTCCGATTACTCGGGTGCCGCCATGGCCTCGTATTAATCTTGGACCAGACGCAGCAGCTCCTGGTGTGGGACCCCTTCACCGGCCACCAGCATCGTCTACGCATTCCCAGGAAGTTCGATCCGAGCAAATCCTTGATCAACGGGGCGGTGCTCCGGTCTGCTGCCGGAGACGTCCACTTCCAGGTCGTCTTGGTAGTGGCAGATTGTGACAATAAGTTGCTGGCCTGTGTTTACTCGACAGAGACTGGGGTGTGGGGTACACTAATCTCAACACCAATTCCATCCGGGAACTCCCTTCACACCAGGGTTTGTTGGGAGCCCGCTGTGTTAGTTGGGGATTCCCTTTACTGGATACTCGCTAGTACTACTTTGTTAAATCTGCTCCAGTTTGATTTGAAGAGGAAGAGCTTAGCCGTGATACAGCTGCCGGCAGATAAGTCTTATGATGTGCTAGGACGCTTTATAAGTCCTGAAGGGCGCTTCACTGTCACGCGGGCAGAGGGTGGTGGGCTGGGTTTGCTCTCTGTGTCAGGCTTCACCGCGCAATTATGGAAGATGAAGACCAGTTTCGATGGCGTTGCATCATGGGGGATGGAAAAAACTGTCCAACTGGAGAAGCTTCTCTCCATGGATTCAGAGGATTACTTAATCATACAAGGGTACGCCGAGGACAATAATTTGGCGTTCCTGTGGACCGGCAGGAGCCTCTTCACGCTCAAGCTTGAGCCATTGCAGTGCGAGAAACTTTTCGACACCAACAATTGGCGTCGTCATTATCCATTTGAAATTGTCTATGCTGCAG TCTAA
- the LOC123135742 gene encoding putative disease resistance protein RGA4 yields MDSAIGAAKWVLGKALAPVTDGLLESWAASAQLDRNINALKMELLYAHGMLENAQGRGIHGVALKELLRQLEQLAYGADDVLDELEYFRIQDALKGTFHAANVNAVGSVQGLRINVEHTARHVASKLKCLPCFGAVSRGGDQENDGSRLHLCVRRGISSSPPTPASKGVVKKVDGRCMPKVISSARNTAHTFGKHFPCYSPISVHGDDALETPEVMFDRVQMSTTMMDMVVQLKEVCAKVSIILNLDLFGSSRSHTQEIAINRSKTTSEITEPKLYGRDDQKKKIIEGIVSGDYCPDQLNVLPFFGPGGIGKTTFTQHICQEVNSHFQASIWICVSLDFSADRLAQEIVNKIGGEEGKTSAEELIPQRLKAKRFLLVLDDVWTYREDEWDKLIAILRKVESKGNLIIVTTRIPKVAQMVRTTNCELKLERLDDASTMRFFKACVFGNKQQPWKEHPELSETGHEVVRHLKGSPLATKTVGRLLRNQLTLEHWRKVLQSKEWELQTGENDIMPALKLSYDYLPFHLKQLFVYCALFPEDYEFDSKELVQLWIGLGILYPCDQNRRIEDVGLDHLRELVNYGFFKKDKKKKDGRYFYVIHDLFHELATKVSSYECVSICSSNVRSVHISPSVRHLSIIVNFKDVNDRMTLDEYKKDLKALSKRLKVENLRTLMLFGRYHGSFAKTFGDLFRKAKSLRTIFLSGASYPTENILHNFSETIHLRYLRIEPRDWRCNIELPSTLFRFYHLEIINIEKWNGPVSIRQITSLVKLRHFLVPENMPQVHSDISEVGKLKLLSQLRRFEVGKEINGFELSQLEQLTELGGSLSIYNLEKVKEKGAQGKEIRPIHRNYLSELTLEWGVNRSNKFPTREENVLENLIPHSELRDLCIRGHGGTSCPTWLGENIFVKNLESLHLDDVSWKTFPPLGEFWSVDKPRDECKSCSISSPSFQNNIHEKKGFNNLKRLVFVNIPKLTKWAGNQTCGLFSRLEVLIIEDCPELIELPFSCSACSQPEQEGGNMTCFPKLRELKIVRCPNLRTMPPIPWTHDPCSIEIAQTGTKFVNLTYAERKYGKPGLCLEIWAADGTDSLFWSEFDFFNLSHLKELTITNCPPLPLDKIQMLTSLQHLNIRGCSSIVMSPIRGESHVLYQVPVEELSISQSGASGKELTQLLCHFPKLTGLHIVFCEKITELGVSEQQSGAQQQQTAEGGLLLLPTQLQKLILQHCRQLRILPNSGGDNNEAAGGLQRLHSLREVSSENCPNLLSSYSGSSSCFPFPAFLQKLKLSNLEELHLALTNLANLDELHLSDMKDLTNLSIRSSPKLHTLNIQNSSGVLSVSICNLLSTSLTTLVIEGSREVEPIPGEALLLLTSLQVLEFLSCDKLQSLPAGLHTLSYINYLCIYGCPSLQSLPKEGLPRSLQRLRILGCSMKSLPKDSLPSTLKQLLISSCSELELLPTFSDGASLQKLEIWNCPAIKSVPKDALPSSLQELVIRMCPGIKSFPEDRLQKFLRVLDVSDDNSEELKRQCRRLTGTIPIIRA; encoded by the coding sequence ATGGACTCCGCCATTGGCGCGGCCAAGTGGGTGCTGGGCAAGGCGCTGGCCCCCGTCACGGATGGCTTGCTGGAGTCTTGGGCGGCTAGTGCCCAGCTTGACCGCAACATCAACGCCCTCAAGATGGAGCTGCTGTATGCGCACGGGATGCTCGAGAACGCGCAGGGCAGGGGAATCCATGGCGTCGCGCTCAAGGAGCTCCTGCGCCAGCTGGAGCAGCTGGCGTACGGGGCTGATGATGTGCTGGATGAGCTGGAGTACTTCCGCATCCAGGACGCCCTTAAAGGGACCTTCCATGCCGCCAACGTCAACGCCGTAGGTTCCGTCCAAGGCCTCCGCATCAATGTTGAGCACACGGCGAGACATGTCGCCAGCAAACTCAAGTGCCTCCCGTGCTTCGGTGCTGTTAGCCGTGGTGGTGACCAAGAAAATGATGGCTCTCGCCTACACCTGTGTGTCAGGCGGGGCATCAGCTCCTCGCCACCGACGCCCGCCAGCAAGGGGGTTGTCAAGAAGGTTGATGGCAGATGCATGCCCAAGGTCATCTCAAGTGCTCGCAACACTGCCCACACTTTCGGTAAACACTTTCCTTGCTACTCTCCCATATCTGTCCACGGTGATGATGCTCTAGAAACACCAGAAGTGATGTTTGATAGGGTACAAATGTCTACAACAATGATGGACATGGTAGTGCAGCTGAAGGAAGTATGTGCTAAGGTCTCCATAATTCTTAATCTAGATTTGTTCGGCTCCAGCCGCAGCCATACCCAAGAAATTGCTATAAACAGATCCAAAACCACATCAGAGATTACAGAACCTAAGTTATATGGGAGGGATGACCAGAAAAAGAAAATTATAGAGGGCATTGTTAGTGGCGACTACTGTCCCGATCAACTTAACGTTCTTCCATTTTTTGGACCGGGGGGTATTGGAAAAACAACTTTTACACAACACATATGCCAAGAAGTGAATAGCCATTTCCAAGCTTCAATTTGGATATGTGTCTCTCTTGACTTCAGTGCAGATAGATTGGCACAAGAGATAGTCAACAAAATCGGTGGTGAGGAGGGGAAGACTAGTGCTGaagaacttatcccacaaagattAAAAGCTAAGAGATTCTTACTTGTGTTGGATGATGTGTGGACATATCGAGAGGATGAGTGGGATAAACTAATAGCAATTTTAAGGAAGGTAGAGTCCAAGGGTAATTTGATTATAGTCACAACTCGAATACCAAAGGTAGCACAGATGGTTAGGACAACCAATTGTGAACTAAAATTGGAAAGACTAGATGATGCAAGTACCATGCGTTTCTTCAAAGCATGTGTATTTGGTAACAAGCAACAACCATGGAAAGAACATCCTGAATTATCTGAAACTGGTCACGAAGTAGTGCGCCATTTGAAAGGTTCCCCCCTTGCAACTAAAACCGTGGGTAGATTACTTAGAAACCAACTTACTTTGGAGCATTGGAGAAAAGTTCTACAAAGCAAAGAATGGGAACTACAAACCGGTGAGAATGACATCATGCCAGCCCTCAAACTTAGCTATGATTATCTTCCTTTCCATCTAAAACAATTGTTTGTATATTGTGCTTTGTTTCCTGAAGATTATGAATTTGATAGCAAGGAGTTAGTTCAACTGTGGATAGGACTAGGTATTTTGTATCCTTGTGATCAGAATAGAAGGATTGAAGATGTTGGACTAGACCATCTGCGTGAGTTGGTCAATTATGGATTTTTCAAGAAAGACAAAAAAAAAAAAGATGGTCGTTATTTTTATGTTATCCATGATCTATTTCATGAATTGGCCACCAAGGTTTCGTCATATGAATGTGTTAGTATATGTAGTTCTAATGTCAGGTCCGTACACATCTCCCCATCTGTACGTCATTTATCCATAATTGTAAATTTTAAAGATGTCAATGATAGGATGACTTTAGACGAGTATAAGAAGGATTTGAAAGCATTAAGTAAAAGATTAAAAGTTGAAAACCTACGTACTCTGATGCTGTTTGGACGATACCATGGAAGCTTCGCCAAGACCTTTGGTGATCTGTTTAGAAAAGCTAAATCCCTTCGCACTATTTTTCTGTCTGGAGCATCATACCCTACGGAGAATATTCTACATAACTTTTCAGAAACTATCCATCTTCGTTACCTAAGGATCGAGCCAAGAGATTGGAGATGCAACATCGAATTACCAAGTACGTTGTTCAGATTTTATCATTTAGAGATAATAAATATAGAAAAATGGAATGGTCCTGTTTCAATAAGACAAATCACTAGCCTTGTAAAGTTGCGCCATTTTCTTGTGCCAGAAAATATGCCTCAAGTTCATTCTGACATATCTGAGGTGGGAAAACTTAAATTGCtctcacaattaagaagatttgaaGTTGGAAAAGAAATTAATGGTTTCGAACTAAGTCAGCTAGAGCAATTAACAGAGCTTGGAGGGTCACTTAGCATTTATAACCTTGAAAAGGTGAAAGAAAAAGGGGCACAGGGAAAGGAAATAAGACCAATACACAGAAACTACTTAAGTGAACTAACATTAGAATGGGGTGTGAACCGATCTAACAAGTTTCCCACAAGAGAAGAAAATGTTCTTGAGAACCTTATACCACATAGTGAGCTTCGAGATCTGTGCATTAGAGGGCACGGAGGCACTAGTTGCCCAACATGGCTAGGTGAGAACATCTTTGTCAAAAATTTGGAATCCCTCCACTTGGATGATGTGTCTTGGAAAACTTTTCCACCATTAGGAGAGTTCTGGTCGGTTGATAAGCCCCGTGATGAGTGCAAAAGTTGCAGCATCTCAAGCCCAAGCTTTCAAAACAATATTCATGAAAAAAAAGGCTTTAATAACTTGAAAAGGCTAGTGTTTGTTAATATACCAAAACTGACAAAGTGGGCTGGAAATCAAACTTGTGGGCTCTTCTCCCGCCTGGAAGTACTCATTATTGAAGACTGCCCTGAACTTATAGAGTTGCCGTTTTCATGTTCTGCTTGCTCTCAACCAGAGCAAGAAGGTGGGAACATGACTTGCTTCCCTAAACTACGGGAGCTCAAGATTGTAAGATGCCCAAACCTGAGGACAATGCCTCCTATCCCTTGGACCCATGATCCATGCTCCATTGAGATAGCACAAACAGGCACAAAATTTGTGAACCTCACTTACGCGGAAAGAAAATATGGAAAACCAGGATTATGTTTGGAAATTTGGGCTGCGGATGGTACAGATAGCTTGTTTTGGAGTGAGTTTGATTTCTTTAATTTGAGTCATCTAAAAGAGTTGACTATAACCAATTGCCCTCCTTTGCCGTTGGATAAAATCCAAATGCTAACATCTCTGCAGCACCTCAATATAAGGGGTTGTTCAAGTATTGTCATGTCGCCAATCAGAGGCGAGAGCCATGTCCTGTACCAGGTTCCAGTTGAAGAACTCAGCATTTCTCAAAGTGGTGCTAGCGGGAAAGAACTGACTCAACTGCTCTGTCATTTCCCGAAGCTCACCGGCCTGCATATAGTTTTTTGCGAAAAGATAACAGAACTTGGTGTGTCGGAGCAGCAGAGTGGAGCACAGCAGCAACAGACCGCAGAAGGAGGACTGCTGCTCTTGCCTACCCAACTACAGAAGTTGATCCTCCAACATTGCCGTCAGCTGAGAATACTCCCCAATTCAGGGGGCGACAACAACGAGGCAGCAGGAGGTCTCCAGCGTCTACACTCCCTCCGTGAAGTGAGCTCAGAGAATTGCCCCAATTTGCTTTCCTCCTATTCAGGCTCCTCCTCTTGTTTCCCTTTCCCGGCATTCCTTCAAAAACTCAAACTGTCCAACCTGGAAGAACTCCATCTGGCCCTCACAAACCTGGCCAACCTGGATGAACTCCATCTTAGCGACATGAAGGACCTCACAAACCTAAGCATCCGGAGTTCCCCAAAACTACATACCCTGAACATACAAAACTCCTCCGGAGTTCTTTCGGTGTCCATCTGCAACCTCCTCTCTACATCCCTCACCACATTGGTCATTGAGGGCAGCAGAGAGGTGGAGCCCATCCCAGGAGAGGCCCTCCTGCTTCTCACCTCCCTCCAAGTTCTCGAATTTCTTTCCTGCGACAAATTGCAATCCCTCCCTGCAGGTCTACATACACTCTCCTACATTAACTACTTATGTATCTATGGATGCCCATCCCTCCAGTCGCTGCCCAAGGAAGGCCTCCCGAGATCTTTGCAAAGATTAAGAATCCTCGGATGTTCCATGAAATCACTGCCCAAGGACAGCCTCCCGAGTACTCTGAAGCAATTACTGATCTCCAGCTGTTCTGAGCTCGAATTACTTCCCACTTTTTCCGATGGCGCTTCTCTGCAGAAATTAGAGATCTGGAATTGTCCTGCCATCAAATCGGTGCCCAAGGATGCCCTCCCGAGTTCTCTGCAGGAATTAGTGATCAGGATGTGTCCTGGCATCAAATCCTTTCCCGAGGACAGGCTCCAAAAATTCCTGCGAGTACTAGATGTTAGTGATGACAATAGTGAGGAGCTTAAAAGGCAGTGCCGCAGGTTAACAGGGACAATTCCAATAATCAGAGCCTGA